Genomic segment of Prionailurus viverrinus isolate Anna chromosome B4, UM_Priviv_1.0, whole genome shotgun sequence:
TCATAGCATTTATGTCAGTTCTGAACTGCAAATGACGattctaaataaaattgtatCACAAGATCCACAGTAACCTCTTTTTAAATTGATACTGCTTGCTTAAAGGAAAATGTGGAcacataaaaatgtatgtgtaataATGCAGtgaatgtaatttattttgtttaggaGAGAAGCCATATGAATGCCCAAACTGCAAGAAACGTTTTTCCCATTCTGGTTCCTATAGCTCACACATAAGCAGCAAGAAATGTATCAGCTTGATGCCTGTGAATGGGCGACCAAGAACAGGACTCAAGACATCTCAGTGTTCCTCACCATCTCTTTCGGCCTCACCAGGCAGTCCCACACGACCACAGATAAGGCAAAAGATAGAGAATAAACCCCTTCAAGAGCAACTTTCTATAAACCAAATTAAAACTGAACCTGTGGATTATGAATTCAAACCCATTGTGGTTGCTTCAGGAATCAACTGTTCAACCCCTTTACAAAATGGGGTTTTTAGTGGTGGTGGCCCGTTACAGGCAACCAGTTCTCCTCAGGGTGTGGTGCAAGCTGTTGTTCTGCCAACAGTTGGTTTGGTGTCTCCCATAAGTATCAATTTAAGCGATATTCAGAATGTACTTAAAGTGGCAGTAGATGGTAATGTAATAAGGCAAGTTTTGGAGAATAATCAAGCCAATCTTGCATCCAAAGAACAAGAAACAATCAATGCTTCATCCATACAGCAAGGTGGCCATTCTGTTATTTCCGCCATCAGTCTTCCTTTGGTTGATCAAGATGGAACAACCAAAATTATCATTAACTACAGTCTTGAGCAGCCTAGCCAACTTCAAGTTGTtcctcagaatttaaaaaaagaaaatccggTCCCCACAAACAGTTGCAAAAGTGAAAAGTTACCCGAAGATCTTACTGTTAAATCTGAGAAGGACAAAAGCTTTGAAGGAGGAGTGAGCGATAGCACTTGCCTTCTGTGTGACGAATGTCCAGGAGATATTAATGCACTTCCAGAATTAAAGCACTATGACCTAAAGCAGCCTGCTCAGCCCCCTCCGCTCCCTGCACCAGAAGCTGAGAAGCCCGAGTCCTCTGTTTCATCAAGTGGAGATGGCAATTTGTCTCCCAGTCAGCCACCTTTAAAGAACCTTTTGTCTCTTCTAAAAGCATATTATGCTTTGAATGCACAACCGAGTGCAGAAGAGCTCTCAAAAATTGCTGATTCAGTAAACCTACCACTGGATGTAGTAAAAAAGTGGTTTGAAAAGATGCAAGCTGGACAGATCTCAGTGCAGTCTTCTGAACCATCTTCTCCCGAACCAGGCAAAGTCAATATCCCTGCAAAGAACGATGAGCAGCCTCAATCTACAAATGCAAATGAACCCCCAGACAGCACAGCAAGTCTGCAAAGCCCCCTGAAGATGACTAACTCTCCAGTTTTACCAGCGGGATCAGCCATCAATGGTTCCAGAAGTAGTCCATCATCCCCCTCACCTCTAAACCTTTCCTCATCCAGAAATACACAGGGTTACTTGTACACAGCAGAAGGTGCACAGGAAGAACCACAAGTAGAACCTCTTGATCTTTCACTACCAAAGCAACAGGGAGAATTATTGGAAAGGTCAACTATCACTAGTGTTTACCAGAACAGTGTTTATTCTGTCCAGGAAGAACCCTTGAACTTATCTTGTGCAAAAAAGGAGCCACAAAAGGACAGTTGTGTTACAGACTCAGAACCAGTTGTAAATGTAATCCCACCAAGTGCCAACCCCATAAATATTGCTATACCTACAGTCACTGCCCAGTTACCCACAATCGTGGCCATTGCTGACCAGAACAGTGTTCCATGCTTGCGAGCACTAGCTGCCAATAAGCAGACTATTCTGATTCCCCAGGTGGCTTACACATACTCTACTACCGtcagccctgcagtccaggaacCACCCTTGAAAGTGATCCAGCCAAATGGGAATCaggtaaccaaaaaaaaaaaaaaaaaaaaaagtcctccccATCCTGAAGTTGTTTGGTAAAATGCTAGTTTGACCTATTtcagtaaaagtttttttttttaagtttatttattttgagagagagagcacgcgcgccagtggggggggggggggggggggggggcagcgagagtgtgagaaagaaaatcccaagcaggctctgcgttgccagcacagagcctgaagtgggactcGAACCTACAAagctaagagatcatgacctgagccaaaaccaagagtcggcttaattgactgagccacccaggcaccccttcagtgaaatttttctaataaaaatcagTCTCTGTAGAGCCAAGCAGGTTGATACAGActatcatttttgaaaagaaatagatgaatGTTTGCTTTAACTTTTGTAGCATCCCGTCTTCAGTGTTTTACTAATCCAAGGGATAGTTATCAACTACAGTTTTAATTGTTATTCTACTCTGATAATGAGAATTCTCAGCCGAAAACTTGActatttgaaggaagaaaagaaatactggaaTACTCACTAATTGGATTCCTGGTTTTATAGTTATATTCCCAAATTAGTAACGGTTTCTGCCTTATGATAACTAACACATGAAACCATGTTGCCATTCATAGACATTTCACCCCAGCAGAACTTAGTTATTACTTTTTATGTGTTAACACCTATGTTTGTTAAAGGCTTTAATTAAATAAGAAGTATACAAAGAGCCCATCTAGTGAATGTGCTGATCACTTTATGAGCTGTGAACTAAAACAGTATTCAGTCATAATTAATATATATGAGGAAGCATTGTTGTGAATCTATATATACATTTCCCTCCTTACTTTCCCCCCAAAATCCATGATGTGGTTTTAGATAGAACCATTTTGTGTGACTATTGTGTGGCTCATTGTCCAGACTTTTTCTAGGTCACCAACCttgatgtccccccccccccaatttttttcatcaatttcTGATTGAATCAACCAAATACCAGGATAAATTTGATCTTTTATCCAAATTCATGCTATAAGTAGGTGCAATGAACATAATTACAATATCCTGTTCAAATGTGTATTtgctgcttttttcccccttaaatatTGCTACTGA
This window contains:
- the ZEB1 gene encoding zinc finger E-box-binding homeobox 1 isoform X2, which translates into the protein MADGPRCKRRKQANPRRNNVTNYNTVVETNSDSDDEDKLHIVEEESITDAADCEGGVPGDDQPTDQTVLPGSSEREGDAKSCWDDDGKEGQEILGPEAQADEAGCAVKDDECDSDAENEQNHDPNVEEFLQQQDTAVIYPEAPEEDQRQGTPEASGHDENGTPDAFSQLLTCPYCDRGYKRFTSLKEHIKYRHEKNEDNFSCSLCSYTFAYRTQLERHMTSHKSGRDQRHVTQSGGNRKFKCTECGKAFKYKHHLKEHLRIHSGEKPYECPNCKKRFSHSGSYSSHISSKKCISLMPVNGRPRTGLKTSQCSSPSLSASPGSPTRPQIRQKIENKPLQEQLSINQIKTEPVDYEFKPIVVASGINCSTPLQNGVFSGGGPLQATSSPQGVVQAVVLPTVGLVSPISINLSDIQNVLKVAVDGNVIRQVLENNQANLASKEQETINASSIQQGGHSVISAISLPLVDQDGTTKIIINYSLEQPSQLQVVPQNLKKENPVPTNSCKSEKLPEDLTVKSEKDKSFEGGVSDSTCLLCDECPGDINALPELKHYDLKQPAQPPPLPAPEAEKPESSVSSSGDGNLSPSQPPLKNLLSLLKAYYALNAQPSAEELSKIADSVNLPLDVVKKWFEKMQAGQISVQSSEPSSPEPGKVNIPAKNDEQPQSTNANEPPDSTASLQSPLKMTNSPVLPAGSAINGSRSSPSSPSPLNLSSSRNTQGYLYTAEGAQEEPQVEPLDLSLPKQQGELLERSTITSVYQNSVYSVQEEPLNLSCAKKEPQKDSCVTDSEPVVNVIPPSANPINIAIPTVTAQLPTIVAIADQNSVPCLRALAANKQTILIPQVAYTYSTTVSPAVQEPPLKVIQPNGNQDERQDTSSEGVSNVEDQNDSDSTPPKKKMRKTENGMYACDLCDKIFQKSSSLLRHKYEHTGKRPHECGICKKAFKHKHHLIEHMRLHSGEKPYQCDKCGKRFSHSGSYSQHMNHRYSYCKREAEERDSTEQEEAGPEVLRSEHVGAQASPSQADSDERESLTREEDEDSDKEEEEEEDKEMEELQEEKECEKPQGDEEEEEEEDEMEEEEGEEAENEGEEAKTEGLMKDDEAVNQASSLEQKVSENSEQVSEEKTNEA
- the ZEB1 gene encoding zinc finger E-box-binding homeobox 1 isoform X1, with the protein product MADGPRCKRRKQANPRRNNVTNYNTVVETNSDSDDEDKLHIVEEESITDAADCEGGVPGDDQPTDQTVLPGSSEREGDAKSCWDDDAGKEGQEILGPEAQADEAGCAVKDDECDSDAENEQNHDPNVEEFLQQQDTAVIYPEAPEEDQRQGTPEASGHDENGTPDAFSQLLTCPYCDRGYKRFTSLKEHIKYRHEKNEDNFSCSLCSYTFAYRTQLERHMTSHKSGRDQRHVTQSGGNRKFKCTECGKAFKYKHHLKEHLRIHSGEKPYECPNCKKRFSHSGSYSSHISSKKCISLMPVNGRPRTGLKTSQCSSPSLSASPGSPTRPQIRQKIENKPLQEQLSINQIKTEPVDYEFKPIVVASGINCSTPLQNGVFSGGGPLQATSSPQGVVQAVVLPTVGLVSPISINLSDIQNVLKVAVDGNVIRQVLENNQANLASKEQETINASSIQQGGHSVISAISLPLVDQDGTTKIIINYSLEQPSQLQVVPQNLKKENPVPTNSCKSEKLPEDLTVKSEKDKSFEGGVSDSTCLLCDECPGDINALPELKHYDLKQPAQPPPLPAPEAEKPESSVSSSGDGNLSPSQPPLKNLLSLLKAYYALNAQPSAEELSKIADSVNLPLDVVKKWFEKMQAGQISVQSSEPSSPEPGKVNIPAKNDEQPQSTNANEPPDSTASLQSPLKMTNSPVLPAGSAINGSRSSPSSPSPLNLSSSRNTQGYLYTAEGAQEEPQVEPLDLSLPKQQGELLERSTITSVYQNSVYSVQEEPLNLSCAKKEPQKDSCVTDSEPVVNVIPPSANPINIAIPTVTAQLPTIVAIADQNSVPCLRALAANKQTILIPQVAYTYSTTVSPAVQEPPLKVIQPNGNQDERQDTSSEGVSNVEDQNDSDSTPPKKKMRKTENGMYACDLCDKIFQKSSSLLRHKYEHTGKRPHECGICKKAFKHKHHLIEHMRLHSGEKPYQCDKCGKRFSHSGSYSQHMNHRYSYCKREAEERDSTEQEEAGPEVLRSEHVGAQASPSQADSDERESLTREEDEDSDKEEEEEEDKEMEELQEEKECEKPQGDEEEEEEEDEMEEEEGEEAENEGEEAKTEGLMKDDEAVNQASSLEQKVSENSEQVSEEKTNEA